The window GCGGACTCCTCATCCGCTACCTGTTCACTCTCCGCTTCTTCTACGCCGAATCCCCATGCGCTCCTCAGCCGGGGATACGCGTGCCACTCGCTCCACCCTTGCCCCAGGCCGATAAATCGACGGTCTGACTGTCCGACAGGTTTGCGCCATGTTTCGCCGGCAGGGGCCACAGCCTGGTGCTCATCCGCTCAGGATGAGAGCCACACCGTTTCTGAGGAGGGATGATGTCGATCTTCGATTTGCTTGAAGAGGTTCGAAGGCGGCCCGGCATGTATGTCGCGGGCGATGAGTCTCAGGGCGCGTTGCGTCTGCGCAGCCTTGAGCAGCTCATTCATGGGTATTCTCTTGCGCTGCGACAGCACGGCATTCAGGAGTCGGTGGTCGAATTTGCGCGGGACTTTGGTGAATTTCTTTGGGAGACGAGGGGGTGGAGTACGTCATCCGGGTTTGCTGCCGCTGTTCTTGAGGCCGCGGGCAGCGATGGGGCTGCGTGGGAGTTGTTCTGGCGTTTGGTTGAGGAATTCCGTAGAGCACGCGACGGCTGATGGCTGTCCTTCGAGTGGTTGTGCTGGGCGGGGCTCGGGGCAATGTGCTCCCTGCTTGCGCCCTTCAGTTGGCGCGCGGATTCATGGAATGCCGTCACCGGCCAAGGTCTTGTTCCAGTACCCAGGCGCGCGTCAGCGTGCGCCTGGGCACATTGAGGCTGCCCCAGTTCCGTGGACACCCGAGATGTGATGAAGGGGTCCAAGGATGTCCACGGATACAAAGCAGAGAAGGAAGCGCCGCAGCTTCACCGCCGAGTTCAAAGCGGAGGCTGTCCGGCTGGTTCTGGAGGAGGGCAAGACAGTGGGCCAGGTGGCACGAGACCTGGACCTCACCGAGACGGCTCTGCGCACCTGGGTGGAGCGGGCCCGGACGGACCGGGGCCAGGGCAAGCCGGGAGCACTGACGACAGCCGAGCGGGAGGAACTGGCGAGGCTGCGCAAGGAGAACCGCCAGCTGCAGATGGAGCGCGACTTCCTAAAAAAAGCAGCGGCCTTCTTCGCGAAGGAGGGCTCGAAGTGAAGTTCGAGTTCATCGAAGCGCAGAAGGCCCACTTCCCCGTCGAGCTGATGTGTCGGCAGCTGGGCGTCGCCCGCTCGGGATACTACGCGTGGCAGAGCCGACCGGAGTCCGCGCGGCAGAAGGCAGACCGAGCTCTGGCCGTGGAGGTGGCGGCCGTGCACCAGAAGAGCCGCGGCACCTACGGCAGCCCGCGGGTGCACGCGGAGCTGCGAGCTGGGGGCCGGCGCGTCAGCCGCAAGCGCGTCGGGCGCCTCATGGGCCAGCAGGGCCTGGCCGCGCGCAAGAAGCGTCGCTTCGTGCGAACCACGGACTCACGCCACAGTCAGCCGGTGGCGTCCAACGTGCTCGCAAGGGACTTCTCCCCCGACCAGCCCAACTGCACCTGGGTGACGGATATCACCTACGTCTGGACGAGGCAGGGCTGGCTCTACCTGGCCGTGGTGCTCGACCTCTTCTCGCGTCTGGTCGTCGGCTGGGGCATGAGCGAGTTCATCGACCGCCACCTGGTGCTGGGCGCGCTCGACATGGCGCTCAAGGGCCGCCAGCCTCCGCGAGGGCTGCTGCACCACTCGGACAGGGGCAGCCAGTACGCCAGCGAGGACTACCAGCGAGCCCTGGCCTCCCGTGGCATCGAGTGCAGCATGAGCCGCAAGGGCAACTGCTGGGACAACGCAGTGGCTGAGAGCTTCTTCAGCACCTTGAAGATGGAACTCGTCCACGACGCGGACTTCGCCACGCGCGAGCAGGCCCGCTCCGCGCTCTTCGAGTACATCGAGGTCTTCTACAACCGCCAGCGCCGCCACTCCTCGCTGGGCTACGTGAGTCCGGTAGAGTATGAGCGGGCCGCCTTACCGGTGGCGCAGGCAGCATAACCACGCTGTCCACGGAGCCGGGGCAAGCTCACATTGCCCATCAGCCGGATGCCCTGGGACCCACTTGGTTTGAGGTGAGGCTCAAGGACGGGCGTGTGATGTCCTACGGGACGCTGGAGGACGCCACCCAATCGCGACTCGAGGGCCGACGCGTCAACGTGGAGCCGTACGACTGGAACGACCCGAGCGCCAACAACAACTACGACGGCCATGCGCGCCTCGCGTGGGGGCTCTCCGAGGTGGCGGACCGATCTGGCAACCGGATGGTCGTCTACTATGGCGTCTCCGAAGACGTGGCGGATGGCTACGCCTACGAGCAGTGGCCCTTG of the Pyxidicoccus xibeiensis genome contains:
- a CDS encoding IS3 family transposase (programmed frameshift), coding for MSTDTKQRRKRRSFTAEFKAEAVRLVLEEGKTVGQVARDLDLTETALRTWVERARTDRGQGKPGALTTAEREELARLRKENRQLQMERDFLKKAGGLLREGGLEVKFEFIEAQKAHFPVELMCRQLGVARSGYYAWQSRPESARQKADRALAVEVAAVHQKSRGTYGSPRVHAELRAGGRRVSRKRVGRLMGQQGLAARKKRRFVRTTDSRHSQPVASNVLARDFSPDQPNCTWVTDITYVWTRQGWLYLAVVLDLFSRLVVGWGMSEFIDRHLVLGALDMALKGRQPPRGLLHHSDRGSQYASEDYQRALASRGIECSMSRKGNCWDNAVAESFFSTLKMELVHDADFATREQARSALFEYIEVFYNRQRRHSSLGYVSPVEYERAALPVAQAA